The Betta splendens chromosome 7, fBetSpl5.4, whole genome shotgun sequence genome includes a window with the following:
- the ptk6b gene encoding protein-tyrosine kinase 6b translates to MQSNVVPSGNLSCSAVRECLRRACRGLGSVWRSGPGEGSRPAADASEDGVRGADGARAPQREAAPSSAVHAAKWAFEARHEDELSFKEGDLFQVSSSSGDWWQVRRIDADGSVSESGTVPGTHLARAGSVELQPWYFGKMKRFEAQCNLMAPGNEDGAFLVRHSEKHGVGLVLSVKSSNQVRNFKIFETNDGEFRVQQGLTFSCVLDLVEHYSSHSLSSIGRLGRPCRRIKPNPPDLSHYTADEWELPKEEFTLEKELGSGHFADVYRGRWKNHISVAIKVIRDSELNHGDFLREIQILKRLRHRHLISLLAVCTASAPYYIITELMENGSLLCFLRGPEGQLQDVPSLIDMGAQVADGMSYLEEHNSVHRDLAARNVLVGEHGVCKVADFGLARVMKESFYMAEDKKIPYKWSAPEAISHGRFSVKSDVWSFGILLYEIITYGGVPYPGFSNQEVHQQLSRGYRMPSPDNCPEFLYNIMLRCWSAEPEDRPDFKMLTVQLEDS, encoded by the exons ATGCAGAGTAACGTGGTTCCGAGCGGGAACCTCTCGTGTTCGGCCGTGAGGGAGTGTCTGCGCAGAGCGTGCCGGGGTCTGGGCTCCGTGTGGCGGAGCGGTCCCGGCGAAGGGAGCCGTCCGGCCGCTGACGCGTCGGAGGACGGCGTCCGCGGCGCCGACGGCGCCAGAGCCCCGCAGCGCGAGGCGGCGCCCAGCAGCGCCGTTCACGCGGCAAAGTGGGCGTTCGAGGCTCGGCACGAGGACGAACTGTCGTTCAAAGAGGGAGACTTGTtccaggtgagcagcagcagcggggacTGGTGGCAGGTGCGAAGGATCGACGCGGACGGGAGCGTCAGTGAGAGCGGCACGGTGCCCGGAACCCACCTGGCGAGAGCCGGGTCCGTGGAGCTGCAACC ATGGTACTTTGGGAAAATGAAACGTTTTGAGGCCCAGTGCAACCTGATGGCACCAGGAAATGAGGACGGAGCCTTCCTGGTGCGACACAGCGAGAAACACGGCGTTGGACTGGTTCTGTCAG TGAAGTCAAGCAACCAGGTGAGGAATTTTAAAATCTTTGAAACGAATGACGGTGAGTTCCGCGTGCAGCAGGGCCTCACCTTCAGCTGTGTGCTGGACCTGGTGGAGCACTACAGCAGCCACAGCCTGAGCTCCATCGGCAGACTGGGACGGCCCTGCAGGAGG ATCAAACCCAACCCCCCAGATTTAAGCCACTACACAGCAGATGAATGGGAACTGCCCAAAGAAGAGTTCAccctggagaaggagctgggcAGCGGCCACTTCGCTGACGTGTACCGGGGCCGCTGGAAGAACCACATCAGTGTCGCTATCAAGGTCATCAGAG ACTCAGAGCTGAATCACGGGGACTTTCTTAGGGAAATTCAGATCCTAAAGAGGCTTCGTCACCGTCACCTCATCTCCCTGCTTGCTGTGTGCACGGCCTCGGCGCCCTACTACATCATCACGGAGCTGATGGAGAACGGCAGCCTGCTGTGCTTCCTGCGAG GTCCAGAGGGGCAGCTTCAGGACGTGCCGTCTCTCATTGACATGGGAGCCCAGGTGGCCGATGGCATGTCCTACCTGGAGGAGCACAACAGCGTCCACAGGGACCTGGCTGCTCGGAACGTCCTGGTGGGAGAGCACGGCGTATGCAAGGTGGCCGACTTTGGCCTGGCCAGAGTGATGAAG GAGTCCTTCTACATGGCCGAGGATAAAAAGATTCCCTACAAATGGAGCGCTCCAGAGGCCATCAGCCACGGCAGGTTCTCCGTTAAGTCGGACGTCTGGTCTTTTGGGATCCTGCTCTATGAGATCATCACGTACGGAGGGGTCCCCTACCCAG GCTTCAGCAACCAGGAGGTTCACCAGCAGCTCTCCAGAGGATACAGGATGCCAAGTCCAGACAACTGTCCAGAATTTCTCTACAACATCATGCTGCGCTGCTGGAGCGCGGAGCCAGAAGACCGGCCCGATTTCAAGATGCTCACGGTTCAACTGGAGGACAGCTAG
- the ppdpfb gene encoding pancreatic progenitor cell differentiation and proliferation factor B: MAAIPAGGSLVATTDYYRRRIGSTSSSSSCGSSEYSGEVIPHHPGLPKQDSGHWWSSFFFGKQPGMTPLTEEAQQKAGVPGVVTNGQITCVARDMVMQRQRSESSDAGSPTSS, translated from the exons atgGCAGCTATTCCAGCAGGCGGTTCCCTTGTGGCGACCACTGACTACTACCGAA GGCGCATTGGCTcaacatccagcagcagctcatgtgGCAGTTCAGAGTACAGTGGAGAGGTCATCCCCCACCATCCAG GACTTCCCAAGCAAGACTCTGGCCATTGGTGGTCCAGTTTCTTCTTTGGGAAACAGCCAGGGATGACCCCACTGACTGAGGAGGCACAGCAGAA GGCGGGGGTCCCAGGTGTGGTGACAAATGGTCAGATTACCTGCGTTGCCAGGGACATGGTGATGCAACGCCAGAGGAGTGAGAGCAGTGATGCAGGAAgtcccacctcctcctga
- the srms gene encoding tyrosine-protein kinase Srms isoform X2 produces the protein MESCCRCCMPCLHRLWDRLWPDARRRSDTHDNHVIANPAAEAAEIRTVSGDIRVPSPKKRPVQLYAALFDFEARSDEELTVKEGDKLSVIEKRGDYVLAKKLTGSLESGLVPANYVALLQDEFAKHKWYYGNINRVKAEKLLLASQNNDGSFLVRISESHSDEYTISTRGEGKVYHFRIQRSSIGAYFVSDKLSFATLGELISYYQRNPRILGVLLKEPCAQQRELFDMEPWERPREEFQLHKKLGEGHFGEVWEALWTAENRKVAIKMLKQEDTKQDEFVKEVQALKSLHHPKLIQLLAMCSRGEPVYIVTELMCKGSLKSYLTGKAVGSHTWGARGASVKCLTLWFEQGTFLRPKPTLYPLSYCTRLQHGHCTCTKGLIVSQSWLVCVCVCVCVCVCVCVCVCVCVCVCVCVSYQRQQ, from the exons ATGGagagctgctgtcgctgctgtaTGCCGTGCCTCCACCGGCTCTGGGACCGGCTGTGGCCCGACGCGCGCCGCCGGAGCGACACTCACGACAACCATGTCATCGCCAACCCCGCCGCGGAGGCGGCGGAGATCCGCACGGTGTCCGGCGACATCCGCGTCCCGTCGCCCAAGAAGCGGCCGGTGCAGCTGTACGCGGCGCTGTTCGACTTCGAGGCCCGCAGCGACGAAGAGCTGACGGTGAAGGAGGGGGACAAACTGTCGGTGATCGAGAAGCGGGGGGACTACGTGCTGGCAAAGAAGCTCACCGGGTCCCTGGAGTCCGGCTTGGTCCCGGCCAACTACGTGGCTCTGCTCCAGGACGAGTTCGCCAAACACAA GTGGTACTACGGGAACATAAACCGTGTGAAAGCTGAGAAGCTGCTCCTCGCTTCCCAAAACAACGATGGCTCCTTCCTCGTACGCATCAGTGAGAGTCACAGCGACGAGTACACGATCTCca CTCGGGGGGAGGGGAAGGTGTACCACTTCCGCATCCAGCGCTCCTCTATCGGCGCGTACTTCGTCTCAGATAAGCTGTCGTTCGCCACGCTGGGAGAGCTCATCTCCTACTACCAGAGAAACCCACGCATTCTGGGAGTGCTGCTGAAGGAGCCCTGCGCGCAGCAG CGGGAGCTGTTTGACATGGAGCCATGGGAGAGACCACGGGAGGAGTTCCAGCTCCACAAGAAGCTGGGTGAGGGACACTTTGGAGAAGTGTGGGAGGCTCTGTGGACGGCGGAGAACAGGAAAGTGGCCATAAAGATGCTTAAGCAAG AGGACACCAAACAGGACGAGTTTGTGAAGGAGGTCCAGGCACTAAAAAGCCTCCATCACCCCAAACTGATCCAGCTGTTGGCCATGTGCTCCAGAGGAGAACCGGTCTACATCGTGACTGAGCTCATGTGCAAAGGAAGCCTCAAGTCCTACCTTACAG GGAAAGCCGTGGGCAGCCACACATGGGGCGCTAgaggagctagtgtgaagtgccTTACACTCTGGTTTGAACAGGGGACCTTTTTGCGTCCCAAGCCAACGCTTTACCCATTGAGCTACTGTACCAGGCTACAACATGGCCACTGTACATGCACTAAAGGTCTAATTGTGTCTCAGAgttggttggtgtgtgtgtgtgtgtgtgtgtgtgtgtgtgtgtgtgtgtgtgtgtgtgtgtgtgtgtgtgtgtgtgtgtgtgtgtgtgtgtcttatcaACGACAGCAATAA
- the srms gene encoding tyrosine-protein kinase Srms isoform X1 translates to MESCCRCCMPCLHRLWDRLWPDARRRSDTHDNHVIANPAAEAAEIRTVSGDIRVPSPKKRPVQLYAALFDFEARSDEELTVKEGDKLSVIEKRGDYVLAKKLTGSLESGLVPANYVALLQDEFAKHKWYYGNINRVKAEKLLLASQNNDGSFLVRISESHSDEYTISTRGEGKVYHFRIQRSSIGAYFVSDKLSFATLGELISYYQRNPRILGVLLKEPCAQQRELFDMEPWERPREEFQLHKKLGEGHFGEVWEALWTAENRKVAIKMLKQEDTKQDEFVKEVQALKSLHHPKLIQLLAMCSRGEPVYIVTELMCKGSLKSYLTGAEGQVLTSAHLIYMGSQIAEGMAYLEDRSIVHRDLAARNILVGDDLVCKVADFGLARIIKDSVYTASRNTKIPVRWTAPEAAIHQRFSVKSDVWSFGVLLYEMMSRGKMPYEGKSNKEVMDLLTSGFRLPCPPRCPPNIYHIMMGCWAAEPIKRPSFHALHSQLDSIYARIYFKTIEV, encoded by the exons ATGGagagctgctgtcgctgctgtaTGCCGTGCCTCCACCGGCTCTGGGACCGGCTGTGGCCCGACGCGCGCCGCCGGAGCGACACTCACGACAACCATGTCATCGCCAACCCCGCCGCGGAGGCGGCGGAGATCCGCACGGTGTCCGGCGACATCCGCGTCCCGTCGCCCAAGAAGCGGCCGGTGCAGCTGTACGCGGCGCTGTTCGACTTCGAGGCCCGCAGCGACGAAGAGCTGACGGTGAAGGAGGGGGACAAACTGTCGGTGATCGAGAAGCGGGGGGACTACGTGCTGGCAAAGAAGCTCACCGGGTCCCTGGAGTCCGGCTTGGTCCCGGCCAACTACGTGGCTCTGCTCCAGGACGAGTTCGCCAAACACAA GTGGTACTACGGGAACATAAACCGTGTGAAAGCTGAGAAGCTGCTCCTCGCTTCCCAAAACAACGATGGCTCCTTCCTCGTACGCATCAGTGAGAGTCACAGCGACGAGTACACGATCTCca CTCGGGGGGAGGGGAAGGTGTACCACTTCCGCATCCAGCGCTCCTCTATCGGCGCGTACTTCGTCTCAGATAAGCTGTCGTTCGCCACGCTGGGAGAGCTCATCTCCTACTACCAGAGAAACCCACGCATTCTGGGAGTGCTGCTGAAGGAGCCCTGCGCGCAGCAG CGGGAGCTGTTTGACATGGAGCCATGGGAGAGACCACGGGAGGAGTTCCAGCTCCACAAGAAGCTGGGTGAGGGACACTTTGGAGAAGTGTGGGAGGCTCTGTGGACGGCGGAGAACAGGAAAGTGGCCATAAAGATGCTTAAGCAAG AGGACACCAAACAGGACGAGTTTGTGAAGGAGGTCCAGGCACTAAAAAGCCTCCATCACCCCAAACTGATCCAGCTGTTGGCCATGTGCTCCAGAGGAGAACCGGTCTACATCGTGACTGAGCTCATGTGCAAAGGAAGCCTCAAGTCCTACCTTACAG gtgctGAAGGGCAGGTGCTGACATCGGCTCATCTCATCTACATGGGCAGCCAGATCGCAGAGGGCATGGCCTACCTGGAGGACAGGAGCATCGTTCACAGAGACCTCGCTGCCAGGAACATCCTGGTGGGAGACGATCTGGTCTGCAAGGTGGCCGACTTTGGACTGGCACGGATTATAAAG GACAGTGTTTATACAGCCAGTCGTAACACAAAGATCCCGGTGCGCTGGACGGCCCCAGAGGCAGCCATCCACCAGAGATTCTCCGTCAAGTCGGACGTTTGGTCGTTCGGCGTGCTGCTGTATGAGATGATGTCACGTGGCAAGATGCCCTACGAAG gAAAAAGCAACAAGGAAGTGATGGATCTGCTGACATCAGGATTCCGTCTTCCCTGTCCGCCACGGTGTCCTCCGAACATTTACCACATCATGATGGGCTGCTGGGCTGCTGAGCCCATCAAGAGGCCATCTTTCCATGCGCTGCACAGCCAGTTAGATTCAATATATGCCCGGATATACTTTAAGACTATCGAGGTGTAG